In a genomic window of Lycium ferocissimum isolate CSIRO_LF1 chromosome 9, AGI_CSIRO_Lferr_CH_V1, whole genome shotgun sequence:
- the LOC132069214 gene encoding transcription factor KUA1-like: MGRKCSHCGITGHNSRTCKTHKTKNDEKSIGMKLFGVKLEIPPSSMKKSFSVGCLPNSSKISSSTDGIMASNYCDMFTEEKQDYKVSNGYVSDVLVGRTSYKKKGVPWTEEEHGIFLVGLEKLGKGDWRGISRNFVTTRTPTQVASHAQKYFLRQNSLNRKRRRRSLFDKVGMDKSTILLFDKRIVKTNGATSTSCEKTPDDKTNISMINFSTTSSNKDSKSSSQQYSNMPATLVDLSFINSSTFTSDPISIQDPPKPDLELTLAAPRPLNIQRRKPGGLLAGSTITVV, from the exons ATGGGGAGGAAATGCTCACACTGTGGCATAACAGGTCACAATTCAAGAACCTGTAAAACtcataaaacaaaaaatgatgaaaaaagtaTTGGTATGAAACTTTTTGGAGTGAAGCTTGAAATACCTCCTTCTTCCATGAAAAAGAGTTTTAGTGTTGGTTGCCTTCCGAATTCATCTAAAATTTCATCGTCAACAGATGGAATTATGGCATCTAATTATTGTGACATGTTTACTGAAGAAAAGCAGGATTACAAAGTGTCAAATGGCTATGTTTCTGATGTATTGGTTGGAAGAACTTCATATAAGAAAAAGG GAGTTCCATGGACAGAGGAAGAACACGGGATATTTCTAGTTGGATTGGAAAAACTTGGTAAAGGAGACTGGAGGGGCATTTCTAGGAACTTTGTCACCACAAGGACACCAACCCAAGTCGCAAGTCATGCCCAAAAGTATTTTCTTCGCCAAAATTCCCTCAATAGAAAGAGGCGTAGACGTAGTCTCTTTGACAAG GTTGGGATGGATAAATCAACTATCTTACTATTTGATAAAAGGATTGTCAAGACAAATGGAGCCACATCCACTTCATGTGAGAAGACACCAGATGACAAAACAAATATTTCCATGATAAATTTCAGTACTACTTCATCAAACAAAGATTCAAAGTCCAGCAGtcaacaatattccaatatgCCAGCAACATTAGTTGatctttcatttattaattcaagTACTTTTACAAGTGATCCTATTTCAATTCAAGATCCACCAAAGCCAGACTTAGAGCTCACACTTGCTGCTCCAAGGCCACTCAATATTCAAAGAAGAAAACCAGGTGGACTTCTTGCTGGAAGTACAATTACTGTCGTTTGA